The Calditerrivibrio nitroreducens DSM 19672 genome window below encodes:
- a CDS encoding DUF1819 family protein, translated as MPVLETLKLIELKKQGLSDKDIETEVLINNYLQKVRPSTIKRVFGEFKKRLSYMDKDFIDLITELPFESKKHLLFANILETYPIMLEFMTEVVSVKLENYDFILYVSDFFKFLNSKEGASIQSLSENTRRKVKQVTFKILEQAGIIDSVKNRKIIKPLLNDNIIRYYSNKKEILKGLLMNENEILANIG; from the coding sequence ATGCCAGTATTAGAAACATTAAAGCTTATCGAGCTTAAAAAGCAAGGTTTATCAGACAAAGATATTGAAACGGAAGTGCTGATTAATAATTATCTTCAAAAAGTAAGACCTTCTACGATAAAAAGGGTATTTGGTGAGTTTAAAAAAAGACTATCTTATATGGACAAAGATTTTATTGATTTAATTACAGAATTACCATTTGAGAGTAAAAAACATCTATTGTTTGCAAATATTTTGGAAACCTATCCAATTATGCTCGAATTTATGACTGAGGTAGTATCCGTGAAGTTGGAAAATTATGATTTTATATTATATGTTAGTGATTTTTTTAAATTTTTGAATAGTAAAGAGGGGGCATCTATTCAATCATTATCAGAAAATACACGCAGAAAGGTAAAGCAGGTTACTTTTAAAATATTGGAACAAGCAGGTATAATAGATAGTGTGAAAAATAGAAAAATAATAAAGCCTTTGCTAAATGATAATATAATTCGTTACTATAGTAATAAGAAAGAAATATTAAAAGGGCTTTTGATGAATGAAAATGAGATCTTAGCAAATATTGGGTGA
- a CDS encoding ATP-binding protein, with translation MKKLPIGIQNFREIIEDKYIYIDKTEEAYQLVSNYKYVFLSRPRRFGKSLFVDTLKELFEGNKKLFEGLYIYDKWNWDEKYPVIKISWAGDLTTLEKVEDRAIDIFKTNQRLLGIECENNNNPSSCFNELIQKAYEKYNQKVVILIDEYDKPILDVIENVEQAKINRGFLRSLYSIIKDNDAYIRFAFLTGVSKFSKASIFSGLNMLTDISLNPKYGNICGYTQRDLETSFKDYFVDVDMEKVKRWYNGYNFLKDNVYNPFDILQFISNGLVFDNYWFETGTPSFLIKLLKERRYFLPNFSNIVVDKKLLSSFDVEEIDIEVLLYQSGYLTIEKMIQNELLQSIEYKLKIPNIEVQISLNDYIINYLFKTDTRIKDPLIKSLYYGKPEELRDTLMALFASIPYNNYTNNELKLYEGFYASVVYSYLASLGVDLIGEDVTNKGRIDLTVFVSDKVYIMEFKVDGEKGEALSQIKHKNYAQKYLDSGKAIYLVGVEFSSSERNIVNFEWEKLER, from the coding sequence ATGAAAAAACTGCCAATAGGGATACAGAATTTTAGGGAAATAATTGAAGATAAGTATATTTATATTGATAAGACTGAAGAAGCCTATCAGCTTGTGTCTAACTATAAGTACGTTTTCCTCTCCCGCCCCCGTAGGTTTGGTAAGTCATTATTTGTTGATACATTAAAAGAGTTGTTTGAAGGGAATAAGAAGCTTTTTGAAGGATTATACATATACGACAAATGGAATTGGGATGAGAAATATCCAGTTATCAAGATTAGCTGGGCAGGAGATCTTACTACTCTTGAAAAAGTAGAAGATAGGGCGATTGATATTTTTAAAACTAACCAGAGATTACTTGGGATTGAATGTGAAAACAACAACAACCCTTCCTCTTGTTTTAACGAGCTGATACAAAAAGCTTATGAAAAATATAATCAAAAAGTTGTCATTCTAATAGACGAATATGATAAGCCGATACTTGATGTGATTGAGAATGTTGAGCAGGCAAAAATAAACAGAGGATTTTTAAGAAGTCTATATTCAATCATAAAAGATAATGACGCTTATATCCGCTTTGCATTTCTTACAGGAGTGAGTAAATTTTCAAAGGCATCGATATTTAGTGGCTTAAATATGCTTACAGACATATCGCTTAATCCAAAATATGGCAATATCTGTGGTTATACCCAGAGGGACCTTGAGACAAGCTTTAAAGACTATTTTGTCGATGTGGATATGGAAAAGGTAAAGAGGTGGTATAATGGGTATAATTTCTTAAAAGATAATGTTTATAATCCGTTTGATATTCTACAATTTATCAGTAATGGGCTTGTCTTTGACAACTACTGGTTTGAAACGGGGACACCATCGTTTTTGATAAAGCTTCTAAAAGAGAGGAGATATTTTCTGCCAAATTTTTCAAATATCGTTGTGGATAAGAAACTTCTTTCCAGCTTTGACGTAGAAGAGATAGATATAGAAGTACTTTTGTATCAATCAGGGTATTTAACTATTGAAAAGATGATTCAGAATGAACTGCTTCAATCGATAGAGTATAAGCTTAAAATACCTAATATTGAGGTGCAGATATCTTTAAATGATTACATAATCAATTATCTTTTCAAAACCGACACAAGGATAAAAGATCCACTGATTAAATCGCTTTATTACGGTAAGCCAGAAGAATTAAGGGATACGCTAATGGCTTTATTTGCTTCAATACCATACAATAATTATACAAACAATGAACTAAAGCTATACGAAGGTTTTTACGCCAGTGTAGTATATTCTTACCTTGCATCTCTAGGTGTGGATTTGATAGGAGAGGATGTGACAAATAAGGGTAGAATTGATTTAACGGTATTTGTGTCAGATAAGGTATATATTATGGAATTTAAGGTGGACGGGGAAAAAGGTGAAGCCTTATCCCAGATAAAGCATAAGAACTACGCCCAGAAGTATCTTGATAGTGGTAAAGCTATTTACCTTGTGGGTGTAGAATTTAGCTCAAGTGAGAGGAATATAGTAAATTTTGAATGGGAGAAGTTAGAACGTTAG
- a CDS encoding CsgG/HfaB family protein yields MRNLLLILLLFFLGCAESINKVNVSDNFKIHNSATLAILNFKTTGLPSNIGEKVAEKFSVEIVQTKKFKIIDRSNINKIFEEIGFQGNLDTLGGLDEKSKIKIRQLGAQYFMSGTVFSFEEKRRYDDNLVLFSKVHITAKIINIETGEVVWGAERMKDSKALNAGDRKPKSLMKVEIAAKSADKLLDEIISEMTENILKQLKNDK; encoded by the coding sequence ATGCGAAATTTACTTCTGATTTTGTTGTTGTTTTTCTTGGGTTGTGCTGAAAGTATAAATAAGGTAAACGTATCTGATAACTTTAAAATACATAATTCAGCCACCCTTGCCATTCTAAATTTTAAAACCACAGGGTTACCTTCAAATATTGGTGAAAAAGTGGCAGAAAAATTTTCTGTGGAGATAGTTCAGACAAAAAAATTTAAGATAATCGATAGGAGCAACATAAATAAAATTTTCGAAGAGATCGGCTTTCAGGGGAATCTGGACACGCTTGGGGGGCTGGATGAAAAATCCAAAATCAAGATCAGGCAACTTGGTGCCCAATACTTTATGTCAGGAACAGTCTTTTCATTTGAAGAGAAAAGAAGATACGACGATAATTTAGTTTTATTCTCAAAAGTACACATTACTGCAAAGATTATAAATATTGAAACAGGTGAAGTTGTGTGGGGAGCTGAAAGGATGAAAGATTCAAAAGCCCTCAACGCCGGTGATAGAAAACCCAAAAGCCTTATGAAAGTAGAAATTGCTGCTAAATCTGCAGATAAACTTCTGGATGAAATTATTTCCGAAATGACAGAAAATATATTAAAACAGCTCAAAAATGATAAATAA
- the groL gene encoding chaperonin GroEL (60 kDa chaperone family; promotes refolding of misfolded polypeptides especially under stressful conditions; forms two stacked rings of heptamers to form a barrel-shaped 14mer; ends can be capped by GroES; misfolded proteins enter the barrel where they are refolded when GroES binds), which produces MAKAITFSEEARQAILRGVDKLANAVKVTLGPKGRNVVIEKKFGSPLVTKDGVTVAKEIELKDALENLGAQMVKEVASKTSDIAGDGTTTATVLAQAIYREGIKNVVAGSNPMDLKRGIDKAVEAVVAELKKMSKPIQGKKEIAQVGTISANNDPEIGNIIADAMERVGKDGVITIEENKSTDTVLDVVEGMQFDRGYLSPYFVTDPENMEAILENPYLLICDKKISNMKELLPILEQLAKQNAPFLIIAEDIEGEALATLVVNKLRGTLNCCAVKAPGFGDRRKEMLKDIAILTGGQVISEELGLKLENAKLSDLGRAKKVVVEKENTTIVEGAGKTEDIQARVNVIKKQIEETTSDYDREKLQERLAKLVGGVAVIKVGAATETEMKEKKARVEDALHATKAAVEEGIVPGGGVALLRASRAIANLKDLTPDQKVGADIVRRALEYPVRQIASNAGFEGSIVVNKILEAEKDTFGFDAHAEIYTDMIEAGIIDPTKVTRSALQNAASVAGLMLTTEAMITEIPEKKEPAMPNPGMGMDM; this is translated from the coding sequence ATGGCAAAAGCGATTACATTCAGTGAAGAAGCAAGACAGGCTATTTTAAGAGGTGTTGATAAATTAGCTAATGCAGTGAAAGTTACATTAGGACCAAAAGGTAGGAATGTAGTAATTGAGAAAAAGTTTGGTTCTCCATTGGTAACTAAAGATGGTGTAACAGTTGCAAAAGAGATTGAGCTAAAGGATGCCCTTGAGAATCTTGGTGCCCAGATGGTTAAAGAGGTTGCATCCAAGACCAGCGATATCGCCGGTGATGGTACAACTACCGCCACTGTTTTAGCACAGGCTATCTATAGGGAAGGTATCAAAAATGTAGTGGCTGGTTCAAACCCAATGGATCTTAAAAGGGGTATTGACAAGGCTGTAGAAGCTGTAGTTGCAGAGCTTAAAAAGATGTCAAAACCTATCCAGGGTAAAAAAGAGATAGCTCAGGTGGGTACAATCTCTGCTAATAACGATCCTGAAATCGGTAACATCATTGCTGATGCTATGGAGAGAGTTGGTAAAGATGGTGTTATCACTATTGAAGAGAACAAATCCACTGACACAGTTTTAGATGTTGTTGAAGGTATGCAGTTTGACAGAGGTTATCTGTCTCCATACTTTGTGACAGATCCTGAGAATATGGAAGCAATCCTTGAAAATCCATATCTTTTGATCTGTGACAAAAAGATATCCAACATGAAAGAGCTGTTGCCTATCCTTGAGCAGCTTGCAAAACAGAATGCTCCATTCCTCATAATAGCTGAAGACATTGAGGGTGAAGCACTTGCAACACTTGTTGTAAACAAATTAAGGGGTACATTAAACTGCTGTGCTGTTAAGGCTCCAGGATTTGGTGATAGAAGAAAAGAGATGCTCAAAGATATCGCCATTCTTACCGGTGGTCAGGTTATCAGCGAAGAGCTTGGTCTCAAACTTGAAAATGCCAAGTTGAGCGACCTTGGTAGAGCTAAAAAAGTTGTTGTGGAAAAAGAAAACACTACAATAGTAGAGGGTGCTGGTAAAACAGAAGATATTCAGGCAAGAGTAAACGTAATTAAAAAGCAGATTGAAGAGACTACTTCAGATTACGATAGAGAAAAATTGCAGGAGAGACTTGCAAAACTTGTTGGTGGCGTAGCTGTAATTAAGGTGGGTGCTGCCACAGAAACTGAGATGAAGGAGAAGAAGGCAAGAGTAGAAGATGCTCTTCATGCCACAAAAGCTGCTGTAGAGGAAGGAATTGTTCCTGGCGGTGGCGTTGCTCTTCTTAGAGCTTCCAGAGCTATTGCAAACCTTAAAGATCTTACTCCAGATCAAAAAGTTGGTGCTGATATAGTTAGAAGGGCTCTTGAGTATCCAGTAAGACAGATAGCTTCCAATGCTGGGTTTGAGGGTTCTATCGTTGTTAATAAGATCCTTGAAGCAGAAAAAGATACTTTCGGATTTGATGCCCATGCTGAAATTTATACAGATATGATCGAAGCAGGTATCATAGATCCAACAAAAGTAACAAGATCTGCACTTCAAAATGCTGCATCTGTGGCAGGCTTAATGCTTACTACTGAAGCAATGATTACAGAAATACCTGAAAAGAAAGAACCTGCTATGCCAAATCCAGGCATGGGAATGGATATGTAA
- the groES gene encoding co-chaperone GroES codes for MASIKPLQDRVLVKRLEAEEKTASGIIIPDTAKEKPQEGEVIATGPGKVLENGTRIELTVKPGDKILFSKYAGTEVKIDGTEYLIMREDDILGIINK; via the coding sequence ATGGCAAGTATTAAACCATTGCAGGACAGAGTATTAGTAAAAAGACTTGAGGCAGAAGAAAAAACAGCTTCCGGTATCATTATTCCGGACACAGCAAAAGAGAAACCACAAGAAGGTGAAGTAATTGCAACAGGACCTGGTAAAGTCCTTGAAAATGGCACAAGAATTGAGCTGACTGTCAAGCCAGGTGACAAGATACTTTTCAGCAAATATGCTGGTACAGAAGTAAAAATCGACGGTACTGAGTATCTCATAATGAGAGAAGATGATATATTAGGTATTATTAATAAATAA
- the leuC gene encoding 3-isopropylmalate dehydratase large subunit, whose protein sequence is MGKNLFNKVWQLHEVAKLPGGRTQLFIGLHLIHEVTSPQAFSMLRELGLKVLFPERTFATCDHIIPTDDIKRPFADPLAEEMMQAIEKNTKEFGIKFFSPETGYQGVVHIVGPELGLTQPGITVACGDSHTATHGAFGAIAFGIGTSQVRDVLATQTMALNSFKVRKIDLKGSLSKGVYSKDIILHIIRKLGVNGGIGYAYEFAGEVIKGLSMEARMTICNMAIEGGARVGYINPDETTYEYLKGKPYAPKGADWDERIKYWESIKSDPDAEYDDVVEIDISSLEPMVTWGINPEQCIGISESIPEDNSDSVREALEYMKFKPGQKIKGTKIDVVFIGSCTNGRLEDLREAAMFLKGHKVAKGVKAIVVPGSYTIKKQAEAEGLDKIFIEAGFEWRLPGCSMCLAMNPDKLVGDQISVSTSNRNFKGRQGSSTGRTILASPLTAAASAIAGAVADPREIFSIK, encoded by the coding sequence ATGGGGAAAAATCTTTTTAATAAAGTTTGGCAGCTACATGAAGTTGCAAAATTGCCTGGCGGAAGAACCCAGTTGTTTATAGGACTTCATCTCATCCATGAAGTAACAAGCCCGCAGGCCTTTTCTATGCTGAGGGAGCTTGGACTTAAAGTTCTCTTCCCGGAAAGAACGTTTGCCACATGTGATCACATTATCCCAACCGACGACATAAAGAGACCCTTTGCTGATCCGCTTGCGGAGGAGATGATGCAGGCCATAGAAAAAAATACAAAAGAGTTTGGGATAAAATTTTTTAGTCCAGAGACTGGTTACCAGGGGGTTGTACATATTGTGGGTCCAGAATTGGGTCTGACACAGCCCGGCATAACAGTAGCCTGCGGAGACTCCCACACGGCCACCCACGGCGCCTTTGGTGCCATTGCATTCGGTATAGGTACAAGTCAGGTAAGAGATGTCCTTGCCACCCAGACAATGGCTCTAAACAGTTTTAAAGTTAGAAAGATAGATCTAAAAGGAAGTCTATCAAAAGGGGTTTATTCCAAAGATATAATATTACATATAATAAGGAAACTTGGGGTAAATGGTGGCATTGGGTATGCATATGAATTTGCTGGCGAAGTAATCAAAGGGCTATCCATGGAAGCAAGAATGACCATCTGCAACATGGCTATAGAAGGTGGTGCAAGGGTAGGGTACATTAACCCGGATGAAACCACCTACGAATACCTCAAAGGGAAGCCATATGCTCCAAAAGGTGCTGATTGGGACGAAAGGATAAAATATTGGGAGAGTATAAAATCGGATCCGGACGCTGAATACGATGATGTGGTGGAGATTGATATTTCGTCGTTGGAACCAATGGTGACATGGGGAATAAATCCTGAACAGTGTATAGGAATTTCAGAAAGTATACCTGAAGATAACTCTGATTCTGTGAGAGAAGCCCTTGAATACATGAAATTTAAACCAGGACAGAAGATAAAAGGGACAAAAATAGATGTGGTATTTATAGGTAGTTGTACAAATGGAAGGTTGGAAGACTTAAGAGAGGCCGCCATGTTTCTAAAAGGGCATAAAGTCGCAAAAGGTGTAAAAGCTATCGTCGTACCAGGCTCTTACACCATAAAGAAACAGGCTGAAGCTGAAGGTCTTGACAAAATTTTTATCGAAGCTGGATTTGAATGGAGGCTTCCGGGTTGTTCTATGTGTCTTGCAATGAATCCGGATAAGCTTGTGGGAGACCAGATCTCCGTATCCACTTCAAACAGAAATTTTAAAGGTAGACAGGGTTCATCCACCGGCAGAACAATCTTAGCAAGTCCTTTGACCGCCGCAGCATCAGCAATTGCCGGTGCAGTAGCCGATCCAAGAGAAATCTTTTCAATAAAGTAA
- the leuD gene encoding 3-isopropylmalate dehydratase small subunit, with protein sequence MGIDPIKIVKGRIIPILGDDIDTDRIIPARYLKCVTFDGIGEFAFYDERFENDGTPKNHPMNDPKYKGANIILSGNNFGCGSSREHAPQSIKRAGFQAIIAESFAEIFYGNSLTLGIVCATLPKEKIKEIAEIVAKNPSIECTIDVENKILVVGNNSYSIDIKESARKAFIDGTYDSLGELLKNIDKIRDFEKGLKYRFL encoded by the coding sequence ATGGGCATAGATCCAATTAAAATAGTAAAAGGAAGAATAATACCAATCCTGGGTGATGACATAGATACGGATAGAATCATACCCGCAAGGTATCTAAAATGTGTTACTTTTGATGGTATCGGTGAATTCGCTTTTTATGATGAGAGATTTGAAAATGATGGTACCCCAAAAAATCATCCGATGAACGACCCAAAATACAAAGGTGCCAATATAATCTTAAGTGGCAACAATTTTGGTTGTGGCTCCTCCAGAGAACATGCCCCACAGTCCATAAAGAGAGCCGGATTTCAGGCAATTATTGCGGAAAGTTTTGCGGAGATATTCTACGGCAACTCATTAACACTGGGGATAGTGTGCGCTACACTTCCAAAAGAGAAGATAAAAGAGATTGCGGAGATTGTAGCAAAGAATCCATCTATTGAATGTACGATTGACGTCGAAAACAAAATTTTAGTAGTAGGAAACAACAGTTACAGTATCGACATAAAAGAAAGTGCCAGAAAGGCTTTCATCGACGGCACATACGATAGTCTTGGTGAACTATTGAAGAATATTGATAAAATTAGAGATTTTGAGAAAGGATTGAAATATAGATTTCTTTGA
- a CDS encoding YqhA family protein, producing the protein MKKIEFFFEKLLWHSRLFLFFAVISSVFAAILLIFMGTLDIFILFKKVIYSMGDYSYYESIQKESLGKIIGAIDNYLISTVLFIFGIGLYELFISKIDLLEKDNKSSKILVIHSLDQLKDKIAKVVVMVLIVTFFKYSISQKDWDMVKLLILAAGTLLVSFSLYIINSKGGHDEEKQ; encoded by the coding sequence ATGAAAAAGATAGAATTTTTCTTTGAAAAACTTCTCTGGCACAGCAGACTATTTCTTTTTTTTGCGGTCATTTCGTCTGTTTTTGCTGCCATCTTACTGATTTTCATGGGAACACTTGATATATTTATCCTTTTTAAAAAGGTAATATATTCAATGGGCGACTATTCCTACTACGAATCTATCCAGAAGGAATCGCTGGGAAAAATCATCGGAGCCATAGACAACTATCTGATATCCACTGTACTTTTTATATTTGGTATAGGACTTTATGAATTGTTTATCAGTAAAATAGATCTGCTGGAAAAGGATAATAAATCATCCAAAATCCTCGTAATCCACTCCCTTGACCAACTGAAAGACAAAATAGCAAAAGTGGTTGTAATGGTCCTCATAGTAACATTTTTCAAATACTCCATAAGCCAAAAAGATTGGGACATGGTAAAACTACTTATCTTGGCAGCCGGTACACTCCTTGTATCTTTCTCTCTTTATATAATCAATTCCAAAGGTGGGCATGATGAAGAAAAACAGTAA
- a CDS encoding transposase, producing MMILHKKATITTNWRQFMIYEIAENVKRKILILTQNLNDYITRPQQKYMIEMVSGVFATKSLNLTSIAGYLNERCGVKHSLKRLQRNTFNYSTLLDISNAYNIDYAYNETKSDDRLIISIDGGDLTHDYGIGFELIGKVHDGSSNKVGYGYPLNHAVCYSPKSKRMFSLYIDVYSYKSSNFKSENAKTIEMLEKIGIRFKDKGLFVFDRGYDRGEILRYMLRNGLSFVIRSVGKRHLDYNGSRLSVLDICKDKINRRYKKGGISYGYAKCYYHGHAVTLISVRGNSSKNMLYFMSEGHISSSKEAYFRISSYFSRWKIEESYKFMKQQFGIEKCLVRRFESLRTLLGMVSFCWNVLSQIESDVMISKLLEDMAKREKYDNEDKKVCEFKYYRISDGIERVLRSYNGKIFHHRDKKYDCDYVMYFKIGYYLKFPEERKKIFGMGKMKRKKSLLVA from the coding sequence ATGATGATTTTACACAAAAAAGCAACAATAACAACAAACTGGAGGCAGTTTATGATATATGAAATTGCAGAAAATGTGAAGAGAAAAATTTTAATCCTAACACAAAACCTTAATGATTACATTACAAGACCCCAACAGAAATATATGATTGAAATGGTTTCAGGAGTATTTGCAACCAAGAGCCTGAATCTTACATCGATAGCAGGTTATTTAAATGAGAGATGTGGTGTAAAACATTCTCTAAAGAGATTGCAGAGAAATACATTTAATTATTCTACTTTGTTAGATATTTCTAATGCTTATAATATAGATTATGCATACAATGAAACGAAATCAGATGACAGGTTAATAATATCGATAGATGGTGGTGATTTGACACATGATTATGGTATCGGTTTTGAGCTTATAGGTAAAGTTCACGATGGTAGTTCTAACAAAGTAGGCTATGGATATCCGTTAAATCATGCTGTATGTTACAGTCCAAAGAGTAAGAGAATGTTTTCATTATATATTGATGTTTATAGTTATAAATCAAGTAACTTTAAAAGTGAGAATGCCAAGACCATAGAGATGCTGGAGAAGATAGGGATTAGATTTAAAGATAAGGGGTTATTTGTATTTGATAGGGGCTATGATAGGGGTGAGATATTAAGATATATGCTTAGAAATGGTTTGAGTTTTGTAATAAGGAGTGTTGGTAAGAGGCATTTGGATTACAATGGGAGTAGGCTTTCAGTATTGGATATTTGTAAGGATAAGATAAATAGAAGGTATAAAAAAGGTGGTATTTCTTATGGTTATGCTAAATGTTATTATCATGGCCATGCAGTTACATTAATTAGTGTAAGGGGTAATTCGTCGAAGAATATGCTTTATTTTATGAGTGAAGGGCATATAAGCAGTAGTAAGGAAGCGTATTTTAGGATTAGCAGTTATTTTTCCAGGTGGAAGATAGAAGAGAGCTATAAGTTTATGAAGCAGCAGTTTGGTATTGAGAAGTGCCTTGTGAGGAGGTTTGAGTCATTGAGGACGTTGTTAGGTATGGTATCTTTTTGCTGGAATGTATTAAGTCAGATAGAATCGGATGTTATGATATCCAAGTTGTTAGAAGATATGGCCAAAAGAGAGAAATACGACAATGAAGACAAAAAGGTATGTGAATTTAAATATTATCGGATATCGGATGGTATTGAAAGGGTATTACGGTCTTACAATGGTAAGATATTTCATCATAGAGATAAAAAATATGATTGTGATTATGTTATGTATTTTAAGATAGGTTATTATCTTAAATTTCCAGAAGAGCGTAAGAAGATATTTGGAATGGGCAAGATGAAAAGGAAGAAAAGTTTACTTGTGGCTTAG
- the rplU gene encoding 50S ribosomal protein L21: protein MIAILKTGGKQYIVKAGDVLKVEKIEGEPGALVKLDTVLMVSDGSNVQVGAPTVQGAFVEAEIIEQTRGEKVIAFKRRPRHDFKKKIGHRQHLTKIKIKDIKVS from the coding sequence ATGATTGCGATATTAAAAACAGGTGGAAAGCAGTATATAGTTAAGGCTGGCGATGTTTTAAAAGTTGAAAAGATAGAAGGTGAGCCTGGTGCTCTTGTAAAATTGGATACTGTGCTTATGGTATCTGATGGATCAAATGTACAGGTGGGAGCCCCCACAGTACAAGGTGCCTTTGTGGAAGCAGAAATTATCGAGCAAACAAGGGGTGAAAAGGTTATCGCTTTCAAAAGAAGACCAAGGCATGACTTCAAAAAGAAAATCGGTCATAGACAACATCTTACAAAAATTAAAATAAAAGATATAAAAGTAAGTTAG
- the rpmA gene encoding 50S ribosomal protein L27 has protein sequence MAHKKAGGSTRNGRDSHSKRLGVKKSDGQVVVAGNIIVRQRGTQFKPGKNVGCGKDYTLFALVDGKVKFEDKGSRGKFVSVYTEQTA, from the coding sequence ATGGCTCACAAGAAAGCTGGTGGTAGTACAAGAAACGGTAGGGATAGTCACAGTAAGCGCCTTGGAGTGAAGAAATCTGATGGCCAGGTAGTTGTGGCTGGGAATATTATAGTTAGACAAAGAGGTACTCAGTTTAAGCCTGGTAAAAATGTAGGCTGCGGCAAAGATTATACCCTTTTTGCTCTCGTTGATGGAAAGGTAAAGTTTGAAGATAAAGGATCCAGAGGTAAATTTGTTTCAGTATATACAGAGCAGACAGCTTAA
- the obgE gene encoding GTPase ObgE, whose amino-acid sequence MKFIDTVKIIVKAGDGGNGCVSFRREKYVPKGGPDGGHGGRGGNVILVGDKSKHTLLDLNYKHIYKAERGQHGRGNDQNGKSGDDLLINVPLGTVVKEVETGDIIGEILEDGQRLIVAKGGRGGRGNLAFVSPTQRAPRIAEPGEPGEEKTLMLELKLIADVGIVGFPNAGKSTFISVVSAAKPKIADYPFTTLTPNLGVVKREFGRSFVLADMPGLIEGAHMGLGLGIQFLRHIERTKFILHFIDSSSEESMVENYLKIRNELKSYSEELANKYEVVVATKIDSVNLDNLRDFENFIKDKDFFKISAITMEGVDDLIKFISEKLSAIDPQNMQGNQEPRCNGDFSKHQLFSKDE is encoded by the coding sequence TTGAAATTCATCGATACTGTTAAGATAATTGTAAAAGCTGGAGATGGTGGTAATGGATGCGTAAGCTTCCGCAGGGAGAAGTATGTCCCCAAAGGTGGACCCGATGGTGGACACGGCGGAAGAGGTGGAAACGTCATACTGGTGGGCGATAAATCGAAACATACCCTTTTAGACCTAAATTACAAACATATTTATAAGGCCGAAAGGGGGCAGCACGGACGGGGAAATGATCAAAACGGTAAATCTGGCGATGATCTACTTATAAATGTACCACTGGGTACAGTGGTAAAAGAGGTTGAAACCGGTGATATAATCGGCGAGATACTTGAAGACGGTCAGCGATTAATAGTGGCAAAAGGTGGTAGAGGTGGCAGAGGTAATTTAGCTTTCGTAAGTCCAACACAAAGAGCGCCAAGAATTGCCGAGCCTGGTGAACCGGGAGAGGAAAAGACCCTTATGCTGGAGCTTAAATTGATTGCAGATGTTGGAATTGTGGGGTTCCCAAATGCAGGTAAATCTACATTTATTTCAGTTGTTTCTGCAGCAAAACCCAAGATAGCTGATTATCCATTCACCACTTTAACTCCAAATTTGGGGGTGGTAAAACGTGAATTTGGAAGATCATTTGTATTAGCTGATATGCCAGGTTTAATTGAAGGGGCCCATATGGGGCTCGGTCTGGGAATCCAATTTTTACGCCACATTGAAAGAACCAAGTTTATTCTCCATTTTATAGATTCCTCCAGTGAAGAATCGATGGTGGAAAACTACCTGAAGATAAGAAATGAACTTAAATCTTATTCTGAAGAATTGGCTAATAAGTATGAAGTGGTGGTTGCCACAAAAATCGATTCTGTAAATTTAGATAATCTAAGAGATTTTGAAAACTTCATCAAAGATAAAGATTTTTTCAAAATATCAGCCATAACAATGGAAGGCGTGGACGATTTGATTAAATTTATAAGTGAAAAGCTTTCAGCGATTGACCCACAGAATATGCAAGGCAACCAAGAGCCCCGTTGTAATGGGGATTTTTCAAAACATCAACTTTTTTCGAAAGATGAATAG